The Dermacentor variabilis isolate Ectoservices chromosome 4, ASM5094787v1, whole genome shotgun sequence genome contains the following window.
GCTGTCCGGTCGTAATACACCTTGGACCTATGCAGGGGTTTAGACATGGCCTCTTCTGACAACTTCTGCGCCTTCCTTAAGCGTTTTAatagcttaagtacgtactcgaCCACAACTGGGTGTTCCCCGCGTTCTTCCCATGATTCGTTGAGCATGCTCAGCGGCGATCGCAGCGGGCGGCCCCATGCGAGCTCTGCTGGCGAAAAAGCGATTGCTTCACGTGGCGCAGCCCACAACGCAAACATGTCAACAGGCAAGCACCGCTCCCAGTTCGTTTTCTTTTCGAAGCATAATGCCCTTAACGTGCACTTCCTAATCGCGTGTAGCTTCTCTACGGAATTAGTCTGCGGATGGTACAGGGATCTATGAATGAGCCTTGATACGAGCCTAAAGATGAGCTTAAAATGAGCCTTAGAATGAGCCCAGAAAGGTTATGGTTAGGGCACTGGTAAACACGGTGCCTCAGTCGGACTGTACTTCGGCGGGAAAACCAACTCGTGCGAATATCAACACGAGCGCATTAACTATTTGTACCCAACTAAGTTCTTTAGCCGGAACCGCTTCGCTGAACTTAGTAGCAGGGCATATCGCTGTCAAAATATGACGGTATCCCGAAGTTGTTACTGCAAGTGGGACTACTGTGTCGACGGCAAGCCGCTGAAAGGGCTCAGTGATGATCGGCACTATCCTCATCGACGATTTTGCTTTTCACCTGGCTTCCCCGCGCGCTGGCATATGTCGCAAGTCCTTACAAATTGCTCTGCGTCGCGGAAACAACCTGGCCACTAATACTGCTGTAATAGTCGATCCTTGGTTTTCTTGGCACCTAAGCGACCCGCCCAAGATcttccatgcgacaagcgcaaaaGATCCTGTCGATAAGCCTGGTGCACGACCAGCTGGTCAAATGTGACACCGCTGCGACCTACATACTTGCGGAACTGTACGTCGCCTCTCTCATAGAAAATTCCCGTTTCCTGCATCTCATCGGCCGGGCGGACAGTCTCAATTGTGAGGAATTCGGTATCCCTGAGACCACAGAACACCTGTTGTGCATCTGCCTGCGATTCCGCGTACAAAGAAAATCCCTGACAGACATATTGTTAAAATTTTTCGATGGATAATTAACTGAAGAGGTTCTATTGGGACTTACGCCtgatcctcatcatcagcctgataaGTTGAAGGCGCTCAAGAAATTTTTGTATGAGAGCGGACTGGACAAGAGACCTTGAAGAGTTTCGGGCGTGTAAGATTTCGACCACCATGTTCATCCTCATAATCATCGTCTTCgctattctttctttctacacCCTTTCGCCTTCCTCCACCACCGAttagcaggtcagaacattgattcaggccgacctctcaccTTTTCTCTCATAATAAATACTTGTCTCTTTCACGTTTACGTTGCTTCCGATGTTCCGCAGGCTGAGCTCCTTGCTTTGCTTGGACTTCAATGCTGAACTGTCTACCTCTAACAGACGCTGTAGGTTTTCCGACGTAGGCGCTACAAACAAATCTGGTGACTGCTCTTCCGATAACTCGGCTGCTGCCACTACCTGGACTTTTGTCTGCGTGGATCCAAACTCCTGCGCTTCCAACGCGGAGTCATTCTCGGTCTCTGCTTCCTGCGGTTCTGAACAGCCATCCACCTAAGTTAGTGCCGTTTCCGCGACTTCTTTTGCAGTATATCACAAGCTTTCGATGTCGTTAGTGTCATCACGCTAGCCTCCCCAAACATTAGCCCTTTCTCACGCAGAATCTGATCCGACGTATTTGAGAACAGGTAAGGGTTCTGCGGCGAAAGCGTAGGCGATACGGCAGCTTTAGAACCTTTAATAGATACCTTTGCGACCGGAAGGCATGCACTGTTAGCTTCTACAGCTTGTTTAATCCAGGCTCATCAACCGCGAACATCTCAGGTTCCATATAAGAGCTGTGAACCACGTCCACATAGCTGCGGAGTCGCGCAGTACGCGACGTGGCTTCCCGTTTACGTCAAGGTCGCGCATGTACGCTTCGGTTACTTTCATGTTCTGGTCATTGCAACCGATCGATAAAAACACCACCTTTGCCTTGTTACGTCGCGCAGCAATGTATTCTGGTTCGTGACAGTTATATCAAAGAATTGGTTTCCTCACTTCCAATTTCTTTACTTCAGGGTTTCCTTCCGTCCCTGAAGTATTCCGTTTTGAGGTACCTCAATCAAaggcttgtcctttcttttttcgtgcccTTGCTTCGGCCTGCCGTGGCTGAAATTGGGATCGCCTTTTCGACCGTTGCTGATTTTGCGAAATCGACGTGTTATATATTCCTCGGCTAGTTCAGCGGCTCTGGCGATCGTGCTAACTTCTTCGTGCTAACCCCAGGTTCTCAGGTAACTGGATATAAAATTGTGCAAGTGCAAAGCACTAAACAACCTTCGCGTGATCACCGTAACGTTTTAGTTCCTCGAGCCATTCCTCCACGCTTGACGTAAGCTTATGTAGAAACTTTGTATAGGACTCATTCCTATATCCTTTTCCATTTCGCGGAAGGTCCGCTGAAACGCTTCCGCTGACAACCTATGCTTCCTCAGCAAACTGGACTTTACCTTATCATTATCCTCAGCTTCCTCTCTGGTTAAGCGAGCAATTACGTCTGTTGCCTCGCCCGGTAACAGTGTGAGCAGACGCTGCGCCCACGATTCGCGGGAGAACTCTTGCTTCTCGCACGTCCTCTCGAAGCTCACCAAAAACGAACCACTGTCCTGCCCGAGCTTAAAGGGCCGCATTAGCTCTGTCATGTTTAATGATACGCGCTCTCCGGCACTGTTTCCTTCGCTGTTGTGCCCTGCTGCTCAAGGGCGTTAGATTTCAAGCTCGAGTCGCTCAATTCAAGTACGTCTTTACGTTCCCGTTCTTCACGTTCTTTTTGTTCTTTGCGTCCCCGTTCTTCACACTCTTCTGCCTGACTTTTTGCAGTCTCACTCACTCTGATTATCTCCAGGCATCACATAAGCACATCATCCTCAGTTTATAGAGCAAAAACAGCATCACTCAACTGTGGTTTTCGGAGTGCGTTAGCGACATCTAGTTGCAACTACTTCACGACCGGaatcattacggaatcagggtgtagacgagccgtatgtaaaaatactgaaagatatctatagcggctccacagccaccgtagtcctccataaagcaagcaacaaaatcccaataaagaaaggcgtcacgcagggagatacgatatctccaatgctattcacagcgtgtttacaggaagtattcagagacctggattgggaagaattggggataaaagttaatggagaataccttagtaacttgcgattcgctgatgatattgccttgcttagtaactcaggggaccaattgcaatgcatgctcactgacctggagaggcaaagcagaagagtggttctaaaaattaatctgcagaaaactaaagtaatgcttaacagtctcggaagagaacagcaatttacaataggcagcgaggcactggaagtcgtaagggaatacatctacttagggcaggtagtgacggcggatccggatcatgagacggaaataatcagaagaataagaatgggctggggtgcgtttggcaggcattctcagatcatgaacagcaggttgccattatccctcaagagaaaagtatataatagctgtgtcttaccagtactcacctacggggcagaaacctggaggcttacgaaaagggttctactcaaattgagcacgatgcaacgagctatggaaagaagaatcataggtgtaacgttaaggaataagaaaagagcagaatgggtgagggaacatgcacgagttaatgacatcttagttgaaattaagaaaaagaaatgggcatgggcaggacatgtaatgaggagggaagataaccgatggtcattaagggttacggactggatcccaagggaagggaagcgtagcagggggcggtagaaagttaggtgggcggatgagattaagaagtttgcaggcatggcatggccacaattagtacatgaccggggttgttggagaagtatgggagaggccttttccctgcagtgggcgtaaccaggctgatgatgatgatgatgacttcacgACCTCCAACAACTCCGTTTTACGCAATAAGTTCAAATTCGTGGCGGTTTTCAGTGCTTCTCTCTCTACTGTGCCCAACTATTTTGCGGCAACCTAGCTATGCGACAACAATAGCTCTAATTATCCGTTTTGTTCTAACCCTTCAACAAAACTTGTAAAACTCAGCAGAGAAAGACCCACACCCACCTTGCAGCCAAGAATCCGGCGTAGACCATCAAAAACGCTGCATTCAGTTGTGACTTGGTAGACGAGGCTCGTAgataaccgccgtggttgcttagtggctatggtgctggcctgctaagaacgaggtcgcgggatcgaatcccggccacggcggccacgtttcgacgggggcgaatgcgaaaacacccgtgtagttagatttacgggcacgttaaagaccccaaAACGGTTCCGGAGTACCTCACTACGGTGttccttataatcagatcgtggtttggaaagtaaaaccccttaatttctttctttcggcTCGTAGGTCCATATCCCACCGCTGCCCCCAGTTGTTACGGGGACAAGGTTTTAGCGACCTTGAACAGCGTCTGCATGGAGCTCGAAGCAGATTGATCATCGAagagggttcggcagggaagacgacATGACGTAAgaacaaataacagaagtttaatacattGTTACGGGTGAGCGGTGCGCTCTAAGCATATAACTACAAAAACATTCAGCGTGCGTGCTACTGCACGCATAGGAAGAGATTTGTCTTTGTcgtctcgctggccttcttataTCCTCCACCATCGGGCCAACCTCATTTTCTCTTGTTCCCTGGTTGAAGGCCTTGTCTGCATACTGGTCCGCCCACACAGGGAAATACGGAGAAAAGCCACTCCCTGGCGTAAAGGGGATGAGTATAGGTCCCGTGGAATCAACAGAGGAACCGCAGAGGAATTCGTAGAGAAACCACTTCCTGGCGTAGAGAGGGTGAACGTAGGACAAAGGAGAGTAGAATTTGCACTGGTGCATATTCCCGTAGCACATATCCGACGGAGAGGTCTTTTCATGTTGGtgagcgtgacgattaggcacgtcgtgtctcaggcacttggcatccgttccattcatCGCTGCAAACAGCCAACCGTAACAATGCACAAGACCTATTTCGTAGTCTTGGGTATATCTCCGTCTTCGCAAGCAAAGTGAGCTGTCTGCACGGCGAATCGAGCCCGTGATGACAAGCCGTGTCGACGGCTTgtcagggagggttgtgtcgaggggccgtgctggttctcggccgaaaaGAAGGGAGAATGGGGAacaaccggctgtgtcgtggcgcgaggaattataagcaaatgtgacaaatggtagagcgaggtcccagtagggtggtctgaagagacatatttcgcgagcatgtcagTGAGAGTGCGACTgaagcgctccgtgaggccatttgtttgcggatggtatggtAGCTCTAGTGTAAGGCGGGCCGAGGAGGTGGGGTAAAGACGGAAGGAAAGATAGGGAGATCAACTAGAAtcacgtccagtttgctaccctacgcgggggagagggttgagggattaAAAGACACAAAGGATAGGGAGGAAGCAAGGTAATGTCAATGCAAAGACGTGCGGTTGTCTATCACAtcacgcctacaatcggtcactgaggccagtcgattttaCGAGCCGTGACAATGCCCGTTATAACACCTGACGCAAAGTGCTTCAGAGAGGGTTACAGATTAAACAACAGATTAAACAATAGACAATTTCACTGGACAAAGGAACTTGGAACGTGGCCGCACGCGTCCCAGCTGAGGTCGACGCTTCCAAATGCCTTCCTGATACAATGGGCATTGctacaattcatcatcatcatcagaagcagcagcaacgtCTACCTAATTGACGCCATGGGAGTTAGTGTAGCGCAACCGGTTTTCCGAGAACGCGAACTGCAGGAGTCACGAGCGGGGAGCGCCCCACCGAACGCCATTTGCTCGCAGAAAGTCGCAACGGCGCGCACCGGTGTTGTCCTGAAGCCCACGCTGGAGCTGGCAAAGTTTTTGCATGCGACAAATGGTGCTCCGGACAGGCAACTGTTCGGAAAAGAAGGACCATCCAATGATAAACGGAACAAAGAAATGATAGGCGCATAGTTAAGGAGGCAtgaagagagcagtgtgggagtAGTTGGCGAATTGAGCTAACCGATCTTCTATGAGACCAAGAGTACGAAATGCAGTTGGGAATGCCGCCGTAAGGCGGCATTCTAACTGCATTTAACTGCATCTAACTGCGACGGGACAAATCTAAGCGGTGCAGTGAAATTAGGAAAATTACAGGCATGGGATAATGTCAGCTGGCACAAGGCAGCGGGGTAATTGATAGCTAGATGACTCCTTCATTCGCAATGAACATAAGATAGGCCGTCGAGGATGACACTATCGCATTGAAATTATAGAGCtaattttgtttcattattttacTCTCGTCTCGTTCTTTTCTCCAACAATCGCACTATCCTTGGCCTGTTCCTCATATTCAGCGCAATGTTGTaatttcatcatcaccatcacttCCACCATGCGAAAAATGAGAGCACATTAAGTTGCAGTTGTTTTCAGATTGTGCTACACATAAGTGTCCCTGTCATGCTATCCTTTGCAGCTTCGGAGTTGTACCATGAGCCACGggcatgctatatatatatattaattaaTAAAGTATGAAGTCATAAAGATTATTTATGGACAGCTGATAACTTCGTTTGTTTCACAGCTCAACAACATACTATTCTTGCTTTCAGGCATTTtcaggtaattttttttctctcagaatAAATTATTTGCTTGCGTTTCCCTCTAGAGCCATACATAGTAATCCCCATTATCATCTCGCGCTTTTGCCCTAGTGTTGTAAGAACAGTCGAAGAAGAAGACGAGCGTATGCCTGGGCAAGACTGACTTTCCAGCCAGCAACTGCAGGTAATTCAAGATAAGTCGTCTCAAGGCACAGGCACAGATGGAAAGACAAGGGGTCAAATTATCAATGGCGAAAATTGGGCGGTGGAGGTCTGTCAGCTTTTGATTATTTGTATGCACAATCCGCGTGACTTCATCTGCACCTTCTGTTAACTCGGGTAAAATCGTCGAGCGATTTAACGGATCGTCAGGGTTGTTTATCAGTGACAGTAATGCGTGATATGTCATGTTTTTGGCATGTGCGAACGTAATAACATTGGGACTTTCTTATAAAGATCTGTTTAGCTATAGCCTACCATGCTTTGTCTTGGCAACTAAATTTGGCAGCTAATCTCGCGCATACACTGTTATGCGTTAATTTACTGCTATGAGCCAGAAGAATATGCCGATCCAAGGAACTTGAATATTAGCATATTTACAACCGTATGAGGTGAACGGTAAATAAAACCGGAGAACGCTTGGGGGAATTTAAGTGTTATGTTTTAATGCTAAACTAAACTAGACCAGAAACCTTTCCACAGAAGGGAACCGAAGACCCAACCTATACGGCGGATGACCTCGATGATAGAAACAAACAAAGTGAGTCCCTCCGACGCTCATTTACACTCTCAGCGCTAATCTTGTACGCatacataaatatccaagaacgTATACACGGCAGCACAGTCACTACCGTAGCAACGCGCTCGGGTAATGCACAAGGGATGCGGCAAAGTGCCTCCTCGTCTACTAACTGACTCCTTATTTGTTATTTCCATCCGTATTCCTTATTTATTCACGTTTCAATACAAGCATAAGAATTATTTCCCACTGTGCATTCTCCGGCTTCGCTGTCTGTTTCCGTCCCGCACTAATTTATTGCGCACTTTACCAACAAGGACGGAACTCGCTTTTGAAGGACGGGACCCTCACCGCTTCGTTCGTTGTCAAAGCTCAACGTCTGCGCTCTGTCAGCAGGTTCGTCATCGGATTCGCAAGGTTTGTCGTTCTCGTTGATAACACCAAGCTTTGCGTAACTCGCCCGTCTAATTCCAGATCCTCCATGACCAGCCGCTCGCAATACAAGCCTCCGTTCGAGGAGGACACATCGAGAGCCGCTCCGCACCCACCGGTGCTCTCCAAGAGGGCTGCCTCCGTGAGCAATGCACCGGGCGGCGGGTACACTGATACTGCTGCAGTGGCAGGGGCTGCCGCCGGGATCAAGGGACGTCAGCGATCGTTGAGAGGCGTCGAAGGCGAGCGACGAGACCTGGCCTTTGGAACAAATGTCGCCGAACTGCAGGTAAAGCGATACTGCGCTTGAACGGAACGTGGAGAGACTATGACCGCGCAGTTCAGCTACGCGCGGAGCCGGGTTCACTTCCCCGCCTTCGGATGACCACAGTAGCGTCAACAGGCGCGGTGGGCACCGCTCGCAGATTGTGACGCGAGCGTGTAACTGCGTGAGTTGGCACGGGGCGCGCTCTTTCTCTCGCCGTAATTACAGCGAGGCTGTTCAAGAGAGTCCCGCAGCCGACTTCGTGGTGCCAGAGACGCAACCTGCGTCGGAGCCCCGAATTCACATTAAAACATGATTGAGAGTTATGCGACCGTAACATTGCCCTCAACAGGCAACTGTATTGCTTTGCTGGGTTTAACTTAGCCAGTAGCTCGTACATtgctaaaattatttttttttctcacgtcgCGTTTCCCCGTCTCCAAGTTGCAAGTTAACTGGATGAAGTCAGTGTCCTGCACCGCCTAGCATTAAGCGTAAATCCGAAACTATGATGCAGCTTAGCGGATAGTATTTTCTCCTTTACGCTCGAAAGCAATTGCTTGCGTTTGACCCCTAATGGCGCTGGTCGGGGCTTCAACGTGTGGTATACTGTTGGATTTTTACTATATTTCCTTGGATTTGAGTCCCAAAGGCGCGGACAATCGCTGGACTGTACGTTTAGGCTCTTTAGCCATGCTCACACAATGACGCGAAGAACTTCATGTATGAAACAGCACTGTGGAGTTCGAACTTATATGCTGTGCGCCTTCCGTTTATTAAGTAAATCTGCCTTCGCACTAAGCTGTAGATAAGACAGGCTAGTATATAGTTACGTTATACTCTTGAACCGGTAGACTTATCAGCGAACTGAGAGATCGCTATTGTTCCGCGCATTCCATCTTCCAGGGTATCTGTACCGATGGAGACAGGCAGAGCATTGTCGGAGACGAATTGCAGAGGCACGACGGTACCACGTCTCTGCAGCGTCTCGCGCAGCGCAGCCCCGGCCGGACCTGCTTGGTCTTCACGTCGGGCCTGATTGTCCTCGGCGTCGTACTGGCCGCACTGTCTCTGGCAATGTTCACTAGGAAGGCGTCCAGGAGCCGGGACGACAGCGCTCACCGTTTAGAAGTCCGGGACTCCTCCTCGATACAAGTGGCGCCTTGCGGCAGAGAGGCCTGCCGCCGCATGGGGTCGCTGCTCAAGGAAGCCCTCGACATGAGAAACGATCCTTGCGACGATTTCCACGCGTACGTGTGCGGCTCGTGGCCAACAAAGCACCCGGGTCAGAGCGTGGCGCAAGCCCTCACCTCTGCTTTCTTGAGCAACGTCTCGAGACGAGCCAAAGCCGTGCGCATTCCATACGCGCTGGAAACTAGAAAACAGACCGCCGTGCAGAAAGCCGCGAGGCATCTTGTCGCGTGCGACGACATTGTCGCGGAGTGGGACGACCAGTCGGCGTACGTGGCAGATGTCCTGGCAGAAGGCGGCGTCGCATGGCCGGACGAATGTGCCGACGCGAACGCTTCCACCGAGTCGGATGTCCTGGAGAGCATTGTCTACATGTCTCGGGTCGTCAACATACCGGTGCTCTTAGAAGTGACCGTGGAGAGCGGTCCCAAGCAATGGGTCGTCATTAGAAGACCGGAGAACGTGGCCTCGCTTCTGGCGGGAAGCACAAGGCGCATTAAAGACATGACGTTTGAGAACTACGAAGATTATTTTCGAGCTGTGTACGAGGGTTTCTCACGGCGCAAAAATACTTCGGACTTTCGAGAAAAAGCCAGCAAAATGTCACGCTTGGAAACCACGCTGATGTTTTTCGTGAAAGCTTTGCTCCCTGCTCATCACACGAGAACTGAAGATGGCACAATGTTCACCGACCTAGCGGGTATTCAGAGCCTGGCGCCGGCTATTTCGAAAGAGCGCTGGCTGAAAGCGTTTCGTGCTGTTATGAATGGCTCCTACAATGACCATGTCCCGGTCGTCGTTCACGATCACCGTTATTCTCGGGCCGTGTTCGCCCTGCACAAGGAGCTCGGTGAGAGCGATTTTGCGGAACTCTACGGCTGGCTATGCATCCAAGTGCTCGTGCCATTCACCAGCAGGCGCATCATAGCCGCATCGATAAGTCCTGGTTCTCAAGACGTCGTTCTGGAAACTCACCGGACGCGCTGCTTTGCCAACAGCGACCGCATCTTTCACTACGCGCTCGAGTACCcgtatctggacgacgtcattaCCGTCGACGTGAGGGAGGACGTTGGCAAGCTGATGCAGCGAATCGGCCGATCTTTCGTCGACGTTCTTTCCCGCGCGAGATCTCCCACCCTTGCAAACAACTGCACGAGTGACGCCCTCGAGAGGTCAGCAGCAGCCTACACAGGCCTTTTCAGGCGAACGAGGCCTGAGTATTTTGAAGACGCCTACGAGAGCTATCCTGACATGACGCTCAGCGCTGTAACGAACTGGATAAGAACGGCGCCATACGTGTCCGCACTTGATGAAAGGTACGAATACGACAGCTTCGGAGACGACAGTGGCGAGAGTCTCGATAGTGCTT
Protein-coding sequences here:
- the LOC142578243 gene encoding neprilysin-1-like, coding for MTSRSQYKPPFEEDTSRAAPHPPVLSKRAASVSNAPGGGYTDTAAVAGAAAGIKGRQRSLRGVEGERRDLAFGTNVAELQGICTDGDRQSIVGDELQRHDGTTSLQRLAQRSPGRTCLVFTSGLIVLGVVLAALSLAMFTRKASRSRDDSAHRLEVRDSSSIQVAPCGREACRRMGSLLKEALDMRNDPCDDFHAYVCGSWPTKHPGQSVAQALTSAFLSNVSRRAKAVRIPYALETRKQTAVQKAARHLVACDDIVAEWDDQSAYVADVLAEGGVAWPDECADANASTESDVLESIVYMSRVVNIPVLLEVTVESGPKQWVVIRRPENVASLLAGSTRRIKDMTFENYEDYFRAVYEGFSRRKNTSDFREKASKMSRLETTLMFFVKALLPAHHTRTEDGTMFTDLAGIQSLAPAISKERWLKAFRAVMNGSYNDHVPVVVHDHRYSRAVFALHKELGESDFAELYGWLCIQVLVPFTSRRIIAASISPGSQDVVLETHRTRCFANSDRIFHYALEYPYLDDVITVDVREDVGKLMQRIGRSFVDVLSRARSPTLANNCTSDALERSAAAYTGLFRRTRPEYFEDAYESYPDMTLSAVTNWIRTAPYVSALDERYEYDSFGDDSGESLDSAWRLDVEASYLDSPWYAVDAPSAIKIAGIGSRIVGRLLSELVLNKRACERAVLTETEVMWRCMSDTLKEQPLDAGDIKMDVVSAMLTRSILWETFRRQTRHGMNETILEDYPEMSESALFFVFGCIWSCGEDRDAAKTRCNLPLRYDVNFAETFSCATGSPMRPEVQCPHAFSATALG